CCATGGACAGCCCGTCGTCATCGGCCGAACTGACCGGTTCCTGCGGCGACTCCATGCGCATCGACCTGCGAATCAAAGACGATCATGTGGTCGAGGCCCGTTACTTCACCACCGGATGCGGCCCGAGCATCATCTCCGGCTCGCGGGCCTGTACCCTGGCCCAGGGCAAAAGTCTGGAACAGGCTGCGGCCATGGAGGATCAGGACATTCTGGACGTCTTCGACTCCATCCCAGAGGACAAGAAGCATTGCGCCCATCTGGCCGCCCAGACCGTACGCGAGGCCATCCGCCGCTATTGGCGAAACAGACCATGACTCCTATTTCTGCCTCTTTTTCCCGCCTCCGTCCTTAATCTTGGCCGCCTCCTCCTCACGCAGGGCCCGACGCAAAA
This is a stretch of genomic DNA from Deltaproteobacteria bacterium. It encodes these proteins:
- a CDS encoding iron-sulfur cluster assembly scaffold protein; its protein translation is MFFTKIPEPGRESSTQSKVNTMHKESLDGFLDELQSRIEDDTARLYGPRACAIWKNPPHFGAMDSPSSSAELTGSCGDSMRIDLRIKDDHVVEARYFTTGCGPSIISGSRACTLAQGKSLEQAAAMEDQDILDVFDSIPEDKKHCAHLAAQTVREAIRRYWRNRP